In a genomic window of Pedobacter sp. KBS0701:
- a CDS encoding putative zinc-binding metallopeptidase: MMKQNFLILFALMLAISIASCKKEDEQLIPSGIDDTYKVPQGNNAFDQTIVNYYNAYGTYMLYKFSEKDVYWTPTGWKKPVSTNGAWSPGAEVEPSDPAYVAPQLALIKSKWFDFYTDKFLKQFLPVKIMLCKKVDSVFTTYIFTPIITASKGTKKVAAFYNYDNIQVNYGDATVSTMTAAEQRAFIYKVNLIFMQSIFARGLSAPSSDFASSADYMSNVSSLSQAYSRGIIMGTSNISAQLDWNAYITAMVTYSTPQLNASVANTDSTPAGMLNATKDTAGQIKRRYNIVRNYFINEYGVDLQVIGNATRGL, encoded by the coding sequence ATGATGAAACAGAATTTTTTGATCTTATTTGCCCTAATGCTGGCAATTTCGATCGCCTCTTGTAAAAAAGAAGATGAGCAACTTATACCCTCTGGTATAGATGATACTTATAAAGTTCCTCAGGGAAATAATGCATTTGATCAGACAATAGTAAACTATTATAATGCTTACGGCACATATATGTTATACAAATTCTCTGAAAAGGATGTGTATTGGACGCCAACCGGCTGGAAAAAACCGGTGTCAACAAACGGGGCATGGTCTCCTGGTGCAGAAGTGGAACCATCCGACCCGGCATACGTGGCACCTCAGCTCGCGCTGATCAAAAGTAAATGGTTTGATTTTTACACAGATAAATTTCTCAAACAGTTTCTCCCGGTAAAGATCATGCTTTGTAAAAAGGTTGATTCTGTTTTTACCACTTATATTTTTACGCCAATAATTACTGCTTCGAAAGGAACGAAAAAAGTAGCTGCTTTTTACAATTACGATAACATTCAGGTGAATTATGGGGATGCAACTGTAAGCACCATGACTGCCGCTGAACAGCGCGCCTTTATTTATAAGGTGAATCTCATCTTCATGCAAAGCATTTTTGCCAGGGGATTATCTGCACCATCTTCAGACTTTGCCAGTAGTGCTGATTATATGAGCAATGTAAGTTCCCTCTCACAGGCATATAGCAGGGGGATAATCATGGGCACTTCAAACATTTCTGCCCAGCTGGATTGGAACGCCTATATCACTGCAATGGTTACTTATTCTACCCCGCAGTTAAACGCGTCTGTAGCAAATACAGACAGCACGCCAGCTGGAATGCTTAATGCTACAAAAGATACTGCAGGCCAGATAAAAAGGAGATATAACATTGTTAGAAACTATTTTATCAATGAATATGGTGTCGATCTTCAAGTGATCGGAAATGCAACCAGGGGCCTCTAG
- a CDS encoding zinc-dependent metalloprotease yields the protein MKLLKKLLLLGNLCLSTSLMAQKEAQSPPAISTFLKQNAISYKGVFNIYQQNDKYFLELKDSLLNRDILAMIVINRGSAQVARDSRKRFGFAGDVVHEAVFKFNRNKKGAINMEQSQFYNAPRTNSIFYNTITSRPTPIIMSFAPVAKDADAVMIDITPAINADMPILSLSGAKEELGLGPYQAGLSKLTGISVYKNNLVFRSLRNYLPGALTQKPNSGDAPVEPQQPQENPGVPQNGPTAWEVGASWYLLPAIPMRQRFADKRVGYFARGLNDYSSNPLKLEERGLATRWKIEPKPQDVEKYKRGELVEPAKPIVFYVDRNTPEYLQPYFIAGVDAWQKVFEKIGFKNAIVAKMAPTTAEDPDFSMDNINYSVISYKPSTTANAYGPMVIDPRSGQILSSHVAVFHNITDLMQRWYFVMCSAIDQRGRKLPLAKDIMGRMLQTVITHEVGHTLGLRHDFAGSHSYNVDSVRKRDYVAKNGFGASIMDYLRFNYVVQPEDGFTAEELHPKIGVYDEFAIEWGYKYFPEPNNAYKEGEFLKNWVTEKRKDVRLFYFPEGDFSDPRVQSEDMGSNAMQAGALGIKNLKYIMNNMEDWLEKDDDENYSMMRRMHASVASRYNEYLSHVVKNIGGRYGDQALKVEDKPNFVPVGRATQKEAMAFINTYYFQEPTWLFPKNITDKTRFVFDGEVQADYEAFLGKVFYKFSAISKNERITGQNPYTLNEFFDDLYQGIFGDVGLAAPISDYRRMLQRNYINKLLGSVYNPASFGNNEAILMKLQLDKIKKACDAAQQLKTDYLSKDHLRAISELIKQWQESKPAS from the coding sequence ATGAAACTATTAAAAAAGTTGTTGCTGCTGGGTAATCTTTGCCTAAGCACCAGTTTAATGGCGCAAAAGGAAGCGCAATCGCCACCGGCTATCAGCACATTTCTAAAACAGAATGCGATTTCGTATAAAGGTGTTTTCAATATTTATCAGCAGAATGATAAGTATTTCCTCGAACTGAAGGATTCGTTGTTAAACAGGGATATTCTGGCCATGATTGTCATCAATAGAGGTTCGGCACAGGTAGCCAGAGATTCGAGAAAGCGTTTTGGCTTTGCAGGAGACGTGGTGCACGAAGCCGTCTTTAAATTTAACAGGAATAAAAAAGGTGCAATCAATATGGAACAGTCACAGTTTTATAACGCACCTAGAACCAACAGCATTTTTTATAATACTATTACCTCCAGGCCAACGCCGATTATCATGTCTTTTGCACCGGTTGCTAAAGATGCAGATGCGGTGATGATTGATATTACGCCGGCTATTAATGCAGACATGCCCATCTTATCGTTAAGTGGTGCAAAAGAAGAATTAGGCCTGGGGCCTTACCAGGCGGGCTTATCAAAATTAACTGGCATCTCCGTTTATAAAAATAACCTGGTATTCCGTTCATTGCGTAATTATTTACCGGGGGCGCTAACCCAAAAGCCCAATTCGGGCGATGCACCGGTTGAACCTCAGCAACCACAGGAAAACCCGGGCGTTCCCCAAAACGGGCCAACGGCATGGGAAGTAGGTGCAAGCTGGTATCTGCTACCGGCCATACCTATGCGCCAGCGTTTTGCTGATAAAAGGGTAGGTTATTTTGCGCGTGGATTGAATGATTATTCGAGCAATCCGCTTAAACTGGAAGAGCGTGGCTTGGCAACCCGTTGGAAAATAGAGCCTAAACCACAGGATGTGGAAAAATACAAGCGTGGTGAGCTGGTTGAACCTGCAAAACCCATTGTTTTTTATGTAGACAGGAACACACCTGAATATTTACAGCCATATTTTATTGCCGGTGTAGATGCCTGGCAAAAGGTTTTTGAAAAAATAGGATTTAAAAATGCCATTGTGGCTAAAATGGCACCTACCACAGCAGAAGATCCTGATTTTTCGATGGATAACATTAATTATTCTGTAATTTCTTATAAACCCTCTACTACTGCAAATGCTTACGGACCGATGGTGATTGATCCGCGCTCTGGTCAAATTCTGAGTTCGCACGTGGCCGTTTTCCATAACATTACCGATTTAATGCAGCGCTGGTACTTTGTGATGTGTTCTGCAATCGATCAGAGAGGTCGTAAGCTTCCATTGGCAAAAGATATCATGGGGCGTATGTTACAAACCGTAATCACGCACGAAGTGGGCCATACCTTAGGCCTTCGCCATGATTTTGCAGGGAGCCATAGTTACAATGTAGACAGTGTGCGTAAACGCGATTATGTGGCCAAAAATGGTTTTGGAGCTTCCATTATGGATTACCTGAGATTTAACTATGTAGTACAGCCAGAAGATGGTTTTACCGCTGAAGAACTTCATCCTAAAATTGGTGTTTATGATGAATTTGCGATTGAATGGGGATACAAATATTTTCCTGAACCTAACAATGCTTATAAAGAAGGTGAATTTCTGAAAAACTGGGTGACAGAGAAACGTAAAGATGTACGTTTGTTTTATTTCCCCGAAGGAGATTTTTCCGATCCTCGCGTACAATCAGAAGATATGGGCAGTAATGCCATGCAAGCCGGTGCTTTAGGCATTAAAAATCTTAAATACATCATGAATAATATGGAAGATTGGCTGGAGAAGGATGATGACGAAAATTACAGCATGATGAGAAGGATGCACGCTTCTGTTGCAAGCCGTTACAATGAATACCTGTCACATGTAGTCAAAAATATTGGCGGTAGGTATGGCGATCAGGCGCTTAAGGTAGAAGATAAACCTAATTTCGTGCCGGTAGGCCGTGCCACGCAAAAAGAGGCTATGGCTTTTATCAATACATATTACTTTCAGGAACCTACCTGGTTGTTTCCCAAAAATATAACCGATAAAACAAGATTTGTATTTGATGGTGAAGTACAGGCTGATTATGAAGCCTTTTTAGGAAAAGTTTTTTACAAGTTTTCTGCCATCTCGAAGAACGAACGTATTACAGGACAAAACCCTTATACGCTTAACGAGTTTTTTGATGACTTATATCAGGGCATTTTTGGCGATGTGGGCTTGGCAGCACCTATTTCCGATTACCGTAGAATGTTGCAGCGGAATTACATTAACAAACTTTTAGGTTCGGTATATAACCCGGCAAGTTTTGGAAATAATGAAGCTATTTTGATGAAACTGCAACTGGATAAAATTAAAAAAGCCTGTGATGCCGCTCAACAGCTCAAAACCGATTACCTGTCAAAAGATCATTTGAGGGCCATTTCAGAATTGATAAAGCAATGGCAGGAGAGCAAACCTGCAAGTTAG